Proteins from a genomic interval of Paenibacillus lentus:
- a CDS encoding zinc ribbon domain-containing protein translates to MKFLQRIKDGAGKVTDKAQNAVEIGKLNTQINNIEREMDLYFQRMGEVFYEGYRIKDMSIAEKEMVDLAKTCDLLAEERDEIRGKIAELKNERLCGACSKTVTEEALFCQYCGHKLEKPAKQVQVHPDEEESVAKQEPVSDPLTLLEESTLFASLDQEESVVSETRERVDPEEMTRRLRELERERERQEELDRRIRTWKENVKLTDHVAATKEALRGESTCQICSAVLVKGTKWCPHCGSEQI, encoded by the coding sequence ATGAAATTTTTACAGCGGATTAAAGATGGTGCGGGGAAAGTAACCGATAAGGCACAAAACGCGGTCGAAATTGGGAAGTTGAACACGCAAATAAACAATATTGAACGTGAAATGGATTTGTATTTTCAAAGAATGGGCGAAGTATTCTATGAGGGATACCGGATTAAGGACATGTCTATAGCGGAGAAGGAAATGGTCGATTTAGCAAAAACCTGTGACCTGCTTGCTGAGGAGCGAGATGAGATCCGCGGTAAAATTGCCGAGCTCAAAAATGAGCGCCTGTGCGGTGCCTGCAGTAAAACGGTTACTGAGGAAGCGTTATTCTGCCAGTATTGCGGACATAAGCTGGAGAAGCCAGCTAAGCAGGTCCAGGTGCATCCCGATGAGGAAGAGTCTGTCGCTAAGCAGGAGCCGGTAAGTGATCCGTTGACATTGCTGGAAGAAAGTACGCTTTTTGCTTCTTTAGATCAGGAAGAATCGGTCGTGTCGGAGACTCGTGAGCGTGTTGATCCTGAGGAGATGACGAGACGATTGCGCGAGCTTGAACGGGAGCGGGAGCGTCAGGAGGAGCTGGATCGGCGCATAAGAACTTGGAAGGAAAACGTAAAGCTGACGGACCATGTGGCTGCGACGAAGGAAGCTCTGCGAGGCGAATCGACCTGCCAAATTTGTTCGGCAGTTCTGGTAAAAGGAACGAAATGGTGCCCGCACTGCGGATCGGAGCAAATTTAA